GGATGCCATACTGGAGAAGGATCCGATGGGTCGGGTTGCCTGTGAGACCTTGGTGACCACCGGGCTTGTGGTTGTGGCGGGAGAGATAAGCACCAACTGTTACGTGGACATCCCCAGGCTTGCCCGGGACATAGTCAAGGAGATAGGTTATACCAGGGCCAAGTATGGTTTTGACGGGGACACCTGTGCGGTGGTTACTTCCATAGATGATCAGTCTCCGGACATAGCCCAGGGGGTTGACAGGGCGCTGGAGATAAGGGAGTCCCATATGACCGACAGCCAGATAGACGCCATAGGTGCGGGGGATCAGGGGATGATGTTCGGTTATGCCTGTGACGAGACCGAGGAGCTAATGCCGGCTCCGATCTCCCTGGCCCACAAGCTGGCAAGGCGGCTTGCCATGGTCAGGAAACAGCGTATACTTCCGTACCTTAGGCCCGATGGGAAGACCCAGGTGACGTTGGAGTACGTGGATGGGAAGCCCGTACGGGTGGATACCATAGTGGTGAGCACCCAGCATCATCCGGCGGTCGACGCCTCCCAGATAGAGGCGGATGTGGTGGAGCACGTCATTTATCCGGTGATACCGCCGCATCTCATGGAGCGGAAGCCCAGGATACTGGTTAACCCCACCGGGCGTTTCGTTTTAGGGGGTCCCTTGGCGGACACGGGGCTTACGGGGCGCAAGATAATAGTTGACACCTACGGTGGCATGGTGCCCCATGGGGGCGGCGCCTTTTCCGGGAAGGACCCCACCAAGGTGGACCGGTCGGCGGCTTACATGGCCCGTTACGCCGCCAAGAACGTGGTGGCCGCGGGGCTTGCCAAGGCCTGTCAGATCCAGGTGGCCTACGCCATAGGTGTGGCGCACCCGGTCTCCATAATGGTGGACACCTTCGGAAGCGGCGTGATATCCGATGAGGCCATGACGCAGCTCATCCGGGAGCACTTCGATTTCAGGCCCGGTGCGATAATAAGGGACCTTGACCTCAGGAAGCCTCAGTACCGGAGGCTTGCGGCTTACGGCCACATGGGACGGACTGATCTGGATCCCCTGCCCGCCTGGGAGCGGACCGATCGGGCGGAAGCCCTTCGGAAGGCGGCTGAAAGGGTCTGATGCTGAGAAGGGGGGCCTTGGTCCCCCTTTTTTCTTTTCTGAAGGGGCTGGTCCACCTCTTCTTCCCCGCCTCTTGCCCTGTCTGCGGGGCCCTGGGGGAGGTGCTCTGTGCTGCATGCGGGGACGAGTTGTTGTCTTCCTCCGGGACGTCCAGCATTGCCCTTTGCGGTGGGGCGGTGGAGGTTCTGTACGGTGGGGTCCACGAGGGGGTTTTAAGGGACGTGGTCCACCTCTTTAAATATCGGGGATGGAGGTCCTTGGCCTTTCATGCCGGGGTGGCGATGGGTAGGCGGTTCTCCCCTTTGGGGGCTTGTCTTGTGCCGGTTCCTCTTCACCGGGACAGCCGAAGGGGGTACAACCAGGCTTTGTCTTTGGCGGAGGGGCTGTCCAGCGTCTGGGGATTTCCGGTGGAGGATCGCCTTATCTGGCGGGCCAGGGTGGTCTCCCAGGTGAAGTCCAAGGATCGCCTGGTGCCCAAGGGTGCCATGGGTTGGTCTGGTCATGGCGGGCGGAAGGGGGTTGTACTAGTGGATGACGTTTTGACCACCGGGGGTACCCTTAGAGCCGCCGCGGAGGCTTTAAGAGGGGCGGGTTGTTCTGTGGCTGGGGTTGTGGTTTTAAGCCTTTCCAGCGCCTTCGAAGGCGGCAGGACAGGGGGGAGCTTGAGCTCTTCCGTTTAAGGGGTGGTGAAGTTGGGGGAGTTGGACCTTATATCCTGCGTCATGTGCGGTAAGGCCTTTGTGGCCCCGAGGGGGGGCGCCCCCTTTTGTCCCGCTTGCAAGGATGAGGCAGTGAGGCTGTACATGGTGATAAGGGCCATGTTGCGGGGCTTCCCTTCCCTTCGGCTGTCGGTGAGGGATGCGGCGGACGTCCTTGGAGTTCCGGAGGAGGTGGTTAAGGCCCTTTTTGCCTGGGATTACTCCCCCGTGTTTGGGGCGGAGGACTCATGCCCCATGTGCGGGGAGAAGTCCCCCATGGGGGGGCTTTGCGACCGTTGCCGGGCTTACGTCAAGCACAGGATGATGATTTCGGATCATTAAAATTGGGTTGGGCTACTAAAGATTTTCCCGTTGGGTTCCGATAAGTTCGGTGAGGACCTGGGGATCCTGGAAAAGGGGAGATCGTGAGATGATAGATCGCATAGACAGGATATATGGCGGCCATCCGGTGGACCGCAAGTCGCGCAGGGCTTATGGGGGCGCCGTGGATGGGGCTGGGAAGGACCACGTTGAGGTGAGCTCCTTTGGCAAGGAGCTTGCGTCGGCGGTGAAGGAGATGCAAAAGTTGCCCGACGTAAGGGCCGATAAGATAGAGGAGCTTCGTTCCAGGATTGAGGCGGGTTCTTACCGGCCGGATCTTGGGGTGTTGGCGGAGCGGCTGCTTAAGGCGGGAATAACGAGGGGTGTGTAGCCGTTGAGCTTCCCTGAGCTTGTGAAGACCCTTGAGATGCAGGATGAGGTTTTAGGGCAGTTGGGGGATCTTCTTATAAGGCAGAGGGAGGCGCTCAGGGATGGGCGCCTTCAAGTTTTGCAGGACCTCTTCCGGGAGATGCAGTTTCTTTCCGTGAAGGCCCAGGCGTTGGAGGGGAAGCGCGTGAGGCTCTGTGCCGCTTTGGCGTCGGGGTTGGGCTGTGAACCCGTGGTGTCCGAGATGTGCGAGCGGCTGAGCCCTGAGGAGGGGGAGCTTCTCAAGGCGAGGGGCAGGGCTTTGGCCAATCGGGTGGGCTTGCTGAGGTCTGAGATGAAGCTGTTGGAGATGCTCATGGACGAGGCCAGGATGCTCAATGAGATGATGATAAGCGAGTGGCGCAGGATGAGGGCCCCTTTCGATGAAGCCGGGGGATTCAACGCCAGGATATAGGGGGGTAGGGCTTTGCTCAACAGCTTCTTTGGTTTTGAGATGGGCCGAAGGGCCATGGACTACTTCAGGCGGGGCATGGAGGTGGCGGGGCATAACATGTCCAACGCCCAGGTGGAGGGTTACTCCCGCCAGAGGGTTGAGGCCTCTGCCAGCGATCCCTTCACGGATCCCGGTCTTGCCCGGCCGGCGGTGCCGGGTCAGATAGGGACTGGGGTTCAGACCGATGCCATAAGGCGCCTTAGGGATCTCTTCCTGGACGCCCAATACCGGGAGGAGGTCTGCGTCAAGGGTTACTGGGACACGGTGCTCGGGGCCATAAACCAGACGGAGACCTATGTGAACGAACCGGGGGGAAAGGGCTTCCAGGCCTCCATGAACGAATTCTGGGCGGCCCTGCAGGAGGTGTCCAAGAGGCCGGATAACAGCGCCACCAGGGAGAATTTGGTGCAGAACGCCAAGAACGTGGTGGTTTTCCTGCAGCAGCTCAAGACCAACTACGACCAGTACAGGACGGCGTTGAACAAGGAGGTTCGCCTCAAGGTTGATGAGGCCAACTCCCTTATAGACCAGATCGCCCAGCTCAACGGGGTAATAGAGGAGATAAAAGGGGTGGGGGGTAATCCCAACGACCTATTGGATCGTAGGGATCTTTTGGTTGAGAAGCTCTCCAAGATGATCGACTGCACCGTGGGAAGCCCCTGCATGGACGAGGCCGACGGGGATTTCAAGGTTGACCTTGGGGGCAAGCTCTTGGTGCAGGGCACTAAGACGAGGCACCTGGTGCTTGTGCCGGTGGCGGGCAATCAAGGCTTCTTTGACGTTCAGGTGGAGGACAACGAGTTCCAGCACGTTTCGGATCCCACCGTGGCGTTGGCTATAATAGAACAGCGGATGCCCGAATCGGTGGTCTCCCTTGAGGTTCAGCGTTTGGCCAACGAGAAGCGTTGGGAGCTGGGCCGGGGGGACGCGATGCTTTCTGTGACCGACAAGGACGCGGCCATTGGCTTAAGGGGCAGCTTTGCCCTTCAGGTTTCCTCGTCGGGGGTGGTTAAGAGCACCTCGTCGTTCCCCGCCTCCGGGGGCAACCCCGCTGGGACGGTTTTAATACCCCCCTCTGGAGGCTCAGCCTCGTACAGGTTCAGGTTGGCGGCGGGGTCCTTTGAGTCCCTGGTGTCGGCGGTGTGGAACAGCGGCACCTCCCAGTGGGACATATCGGACAACCTTGGCAACAGCGCGTCCACCGCTGGAGGGCTTTTGAACCTTTCGGACCTCAACGGCTTCTTCACCGCCAACTACGGTTCCGCCTTCAACTCATCGGTGTCCTCCGGTGGTGACCAGCTCACCCTTTCGAGCGTGGACCGGCACTTGATATCCATATCGGATGTACAGGGTGATCTGGCGTACCGCATGGGGCTTACGGGGAGCTCTCCGGCGGTCACCATAGAGATTACCGAAGGGGACTCCCTCACCACCATAGCCAACAAGATAAACTCCGCTTACTCCAGCGATCTTGCGAGGAAGATCCCGCCGGAGATGACCACCAATCCTCCGGGGACTCCTCCGGCAAGGCCGGAGGAGTGGCTTCGGTGCCTAATCGAGCAGGACGGCACCACCGGCAACTATTATCTAAAACTCCAGAGCGATCTTGTGGGTGAGGGTTACAGGATAAACGTCCTTGGGGGCAGCGACTGCGGGACCGGTCAGGGGGGCAGCCTCTACATGGCCCGTAAGCTGGGGTTTGTTAACGCCGATGACTCAACCAGCGTGGTAGCTTACTCCGAGGACGCCTACTTCAAGTTCGAGGGACGGGAGTACCTCTCCAGCACCAATTCGTTCAAGGACGCCCGGTCCCTGTCGGCTTCGGACCTTTGGTCCGCCTCTTCCGCCACGGAGGTCTACAAGGGGCTTCGCCTGGAACTCAAGGGGGTAGGCCTTACCCAGATTCAGTGCCGCCACCACGTCAAGGGAGGCGAGATACGGGGGTTGCTTGAGTCCAGGGACGATTTTCTCCTGGCTCAGACTGACTGGTTCGACGAGATAGTCTACGGGTTGGTCACGGAGTTCAACTCCCTTCACTATTCCGGGCACGGGGCGGGGGACTACATAAACACCACCGGCATAGAGTTCTTTTCACCCGTAACCGGCAAGTACGGGGCCTCGGGGAGCTTTTCTCTTAACCCATTGCTGGAGGTGCACTCGTCGTTGATCGCCTCCTACAGCGGGGACGGCAAGGGCAAGGCCCAAGGGGCGGCGGGCAACTCGTCGGGGGACGGTTCGGTGGCCCTTAAGCTGGCCCAGCTCAAGCAGGCCAAGGTCTTAGACGGCCGCTCCGCGGACTTTAACTCCTACTACGAGAGCTTCATCGCCGAGCTGGGCGCCGCGGGGCAGCGGGCCACCACCATGTCCAAGAACCAGAAGGCCCTGGTGGACCAGATAGAGACCCAGAGGCAGTCGGTGATGGGGGTCAACCTGGATGAGGAGATGATGGACATAATAAAGTTTCAGCAGGCCTTTAACGGCATGGCCCGTTACATAACCACCATAGACGAGATGTTGGACAAGATAATAAACGGCATGGGCCGGGTGGGCCTGTAGGGGGGTGTGAGGGGTGCTTCAGCGGGTAACCAACAGCATGATGCACAACATGTTGCTTACGGATATGCAGAATAACCTGGCCAAGATGCTGGAGATACAGAAGCAGCTGGCCACCCAGAAGAAGTTCTCAAGGCCTTCCGACAACCCAATAGACGTAACCAGGTCCTTGGCGATGGACACCACCATAACGGAGAACGTGCAGTACCAGAGGAACCTGGACGACGCCCTTACGTGGCTTAAGAACACCGAGACCGCCTTCGACCAGATAACCAGCGTTTATCAGCAGGTGAGGCAGCTGGCGGTTTACGCCGGCGACGGGGGGTTGGTGGACGTGGATATGGGGGCCATAGCGGAGCAGCTTTACCAGCTTCAGGAGGAGATGAGGAACGCCGCCAACTACGAGGTGGAGGGGCGTTTCCTGCTTTCAGGCCTTTCCACCGGCGTGAGGCCCTTTGTTCGGGACGAGCGGGGGCGGGTTGTATACCAGGGCAGCACCATGCCCGTCTACTTTGAGATGGAGCGGCAGCAGCTGGGTCGGGTCTCCTTCACCGGCCGGGACCTGTTTCAGCTGGACGACAAAAAGTACACCATAACCGGTTTTGACGTTCCGCTGGACTTTTCTTGGAAGGGGCGGGACGAGATAATCCAGCTTCAGGTGGGGGATCAGGTGGTCAAGGCAAGGCTTCCTGAGAAGTGGAAGGATGAGAAGCTGGACAACGTGGCGGACAGCACCGACTACGACCGTTTCAGGGAGGCCCA
This sequence is a window from Thermanaerothrix sp.. Protein-coding genes within it:
- the metK gene encoding methionine adenosyltransferase translates to MCLLSKERFLFTSESVTEGHPDKLADQISDGILDAILEKDPMGRVACETLVTTGLVVVAGEISTNCYVDIPRLARDIVKEIGYTRAKYGFDGDTCAVVTSIDDQSPDIAQGVDRALEIRESHMTDSQIDAIGAGDQGMMFGYACDETEELMPAPISLAHKLARRLAMVRKQRILPYLRPDGKTQVTLEYVDGKPVRVDTIVVSTQHHPAVDASQIEADVVEHVIYPVIPPHLMERKPRILVNPTGRFVLGGPLADTGLTGRKIIVDTYGGMVPHGGGAFSGKDPTKVDRSAAYMARYAAKNVVAAGLAKACQIQVAYAIGVAHPVSIMVDTFGSGVISDEAMTQLIREHFDFRPGAIIRDLDLRKPQYRRLAAYGHMGRTDLDPLPAWERTDRAEALRKAAERV
- a CDS encoding phosphoribosyltransferase family protein → MVPLFSFLKGLVHLFFPASCPVCGALGEVLCAACGDELLSSSGTSSIALCGGAVEVLYGGVHEGVLRDVVHLFKYRGWRSLAFHAGVAMGRRFSPLGACLVPVPLHRDSRRGYNQALSLAEGLSSVWGFPVEDRLIWRARVVSQVKSKDRLVPKGAMGWSGHGGRKGVVLVDDVLTTGGTLRAAAEALRGAGCSVAGVVVLSLSSAFEGGRTGGSLSSSV
- the flgM gene encoding flagellar biosynthesis anti-sigma factor FlgM → MIDRIDRIYGGHPVDRKSRRAYGGAVDGAGKDHVEVSSFGKELASAVKEMQKLPDVRADKIEELRSRIEAGSYRPDLGVLAERLLKAGITRGV
- a CDS encoding flagellar protein FlgN, which gives rise to MSFPELVKTLEMQDEVLGQLGDLLIRQREALRDGRLQVLQDLFREMQFLSVKAQALEGKRVRLCAALASGLGCEPVVSEMCERLSPEEGELLKARGRALANRVGLLRSEMKLLEMLMDEARMLNEMMISEWRRMRAPFDEAGGFNARI
- the flgK gene encoding flagellar hook-associated protein FlgK; amino-acid sequence: MLNSFFGFEMGRRAMDYFRRGMEVAGHNMSNAQVEGYSRQRVEASASDPFTDPGLARPAVPGQIGTGVQTDAIRRLRDLFLDAQYREEVCVKGYWDTVLGAINQTETYVNEPGGKGFQASMNEFWAALQEVSKRPDNSATRENLVQNAKNVVVFLQQLKTNYDQYRTALNKEVRLKVDEANSLIDQIAQLNGVIEEIKGVGGNPNDLLDRRDLLVEKLSKMIDCTVGSPCMDEADGDFKVDLGGKLLVQGTKTRHLVLVPVAGNQGFFDVQVEDNEFQHVSDPTVALAIIEQRMPESVVSLEVQRLANEKRWELGRGDAMLSVTDKDAAIGLRGSFALQVSSSGVVKSTSSFPASGGNPAGTVLIPPSGGSASYRFRLAAGSFESLVSAVWNSGTSQWDISDNLGNSASTAGGLLNLSDLNGFFTANYGSAFNSSVSSGGDQLTLSSVDRHLISISDVQGDLAYRMGLTGSSPAVTIEITEGDSLTTIANKINSAYSSDLARKIPPEMTTNPPGTPPARPEEWLRCLIEQDGTTGNYYLKLQSDLVGEGYRINVLGGSDCGTGQGGSLYMARKLGFVNADDSTSVVAYSEDAYFKFEGREYLSSTNSFKDARSLSASDLWSASSATEVYKGLRLELKGVGLTQIQCRHHVKGGEIRGLLESRDDFLLAQTDWFDEIVYGLVTEFNSLHYSGHGAGDYINTTGIEFFSPVTGKYGASGSFSLNPLLEVHSSLIASYSGDGKGKAQGAAGNSSGDGSVALKLAQLKQAKVLDGRSADFNSYYESFIAELGAAGQRATTMSKNQKALVDQIETQRQSVMGVNLDEEMMDIIKFQQAFNGMARYITTIDEMLDKIINGMGRVGL